DNA from Thermomicrobium roseum DSM 5159:
GTATCCTCGCGTGTTTCGCTCCGCTCACACCGCGACGCACCCCGTTGCTGGATGCCTTGGGCTTAGTCTTAGCTGAACCGATCATCGCCCGGGAAAGCATCCCGCCATTCACCAATTCCGCCATGGACGGCTACGCGGTTCGCGCGAGCGATACGCGCGGTGCCTGCCCTGATCGTCCGGCTGAACTGCGAGTCATCGGTGAGGCACCCGCCGGGACTCCCTCTCCACGCTGGTTCATCGACGAAGCGATTCCGCTCCGCATCGAGTCCGGCATGGCCATCCGCATCATGACCGGCGCAGTCCTCCCACCGGGCGCCGATGCGGTCGTACGGTTCGAGGACACGGACGAGTCGGACACGCCCAGCACGAGTCGATCACGTGGTGTCGTCCGTGTTCGGCGAGAAATCACCACGGGAGAAAATGTGCGCCACGCGGGTGAAGACATCCTCGCCGGATCCATCGTCTTCGAACCAGGAACCGTTCTCGGACCGGCTCATCTTGGGCTTCTCGCTTCCCTCGGCTACTCCTGGGTTCTCGTCCATCCGCGCCCACGGATCGCTATCCTGGCCACCGGCGACGAGGTTGTGCCGATCGATTGGCCGCTCGAGCCTGGCCAGATTCGCAATAGCAACAGCACGGTCCTCGCCGCCCTCGTCCACCAGACTGGTGGGATTCCCAAACTCGTCGGCATCGCTGCCGATCGAGAAGAGGATGTCGCACGACACTTGCAGTACACCCATGATGCCGATCTGATCCTCACCTCGGGCGGTGTGTCACAGGGTGACTACGACCGAATCAAAGAATTCTTGCGTGCACGCGGACGCTTCGAAATTTGGCAAGTGCGCATCAAACCGGGTAAGCCGATGGCATTCGGCTTCGTGGCAGATACCCCGGTTTTGGCGCTTCCCGGCAATCCGGTGGCGGCCGTCGTAGCTTTCCTGCAGTTCGCTCGCCCAGCAATCCTGCGCCTCCTCGGACGGGCAGATCTCGAGCCGATTCGGGTCAGGGCGCGTTTGACGAAACCGGTGGAAAACCGCGGACGAAGACGTCATTTCGTTCGTGCGCTGCTTCATCGACGATCGGGCGAACTCTGGGTAACCCCAGTCCCGCAACAAGGTTCTGGCATTCTCAGCAGCTTGGTGCACGGGAATTGCCTCGCAGTGATTCCCGAAGAGTGGTCGGAAGCCCCGGTTGGCTCGGAGGTAACGGTCGAACTGTACGATCCATCTATCGCCGCGGCCATTTTCGCTGCAGAATCCTAAGGAAGCAGTACGAAGAGAATCCCAACCAGCATGATGATCGCCCCCACGACTGCATTCACACCCGGCACCTCGCCGAGGATCAGCCAGGCCAGGAGAATCGCCCCGGTCATCTCTTGCGTGTAGATGACGTTAGCGATCGCAGCGTTCAATCGGCGGACACTCGCGTTGTACAGCGTGTGACCGAGCGTGTTCGGTATCAACCCGAGCCCGAGGAGCGCCGCAACCACCTGCCAGTCATAACGAGCGACGCTCGCTCCCGCGCTGAGCGCTGCCAGGAGCGCAAAAGGGAAGACCCACACTGCAGCTGATCCGTACACAGCGATCGCATAGGCGAGGAGCGGAATCCGCGCCCGCTCGCGACGACCAACGAGAGAATAAGCCGCGTACGCTGCGGCCGAGAGGAGGGCCAACCCATCGCCGATAGCGATGCGCAGCCCAAAGCGTGGCTCGAACCCAGTGAGAACGACGACTCCCGAGAGGACGATCACGATTCCCGCGATCTGTCGCGGTCTGAGCGACTCTTTCAGCAGAAACGCCGAGAGTATGGCGAGCATGATCGTGGACGTATAGAGCAAGGGCAACACATGCGCGACCGGCGCGAATTGCAGTGCAGCATTGTACGCCACGAAGTGCACCGCCAGCGTCGCTCCGTAGATCGCGAGCCGGGGCCAGCCGAGCGACCTCACTGCCCCCAACGTGCGAGTAGCCAGTGCGACCGGCACCAACGCGAGCGTTGCCACGAGGAGGCGCCAAAAAGCGATTTCGAAGGCACTGACCGACCCGGCGAGCCGGATCAGAACAGCACTCGTCGATACAGCCAATACCCCGGCAACTGCGAAGCCGAGCCCGATCACAAAGTCGTTTCGACTGCTTTCTACCCTGAGAACGTATTGCCCTTCTGCCATCATCCTCTTCCTCTCGAGGGTCCATGAGTGGTAGGATACAGCGCCTGTTCTGGGCGCCGAACCCCGCGGCAGAGGTTCGACCACATGAACGATCTAACTGTTCGACGGTTCAGAGCGAGGCCACCCAGTTCGCAGGATCGAGTGTACGGCTTCGCCATCGCTGGTGGAATCATTCGAGCCGTCGTCGCTGACGGAAAGGGACAGATTCTCGGTGAAGCATCGGAACCCCTCAATAATCTGGACGCGCCCCATGTGCTCCATCGGCTTCTCGAACTGGCTCGAGTTGCACTGGGTCGCGCTGGCCTTCCGCCAGCGGAATTGAAGGCCGCCGGTGTCGCGTTCGGCGGACCAGTGGATCCCGAGCGGGGCGTCACCATCCTCTCGCCACGTTCGCCCGGGTTCGAGCAGTTTCCGCTCGTCGCCTTGCTGGAGGAGCAGCTGCGCGTGCCGACCGTGCTCGAGAACGATGCCCGAGCCGCCGCGTTCGGCGAGGCGGTCTTCGGTGCAGCTCGCGGCTGTCAAACAGTCATCTATCTCCACCTCGGCTCGGGAGTCGGCGGAGGCATCATCGTGGATGGACGGCTCGTCTACGGTGCCACAAGTACGGCTGGAGAGATCGGCCACATGGTCGTCACAGCCGGTGGACCACTCTGTTCCTGCGGCAAGCCGGGACATCTGGAAGCGTATGTTGCCGAGCCAGCTCTCGTCGCTCGCGTCTGGGAAGCGCTCGTTATCTCACCGGATGACCCAGCGCATCGGCTCCTCAGTGGACCGATCTCGGCTCGCGTCCTGTTCGAGCGTGCACCGGAGAGTCCGACCATTCAGCGCGTTCTCGACGATACGATCCAGATGCTCGGGCTAGCCATCGCCTCGCTCATCGCCACGCTGAATCCAGAAGCCGTCATCATCGGCGGACCGGTAGCAGAAGCCGGTAGTCGTCTCCTGGAACCTTTGCAGGCGCGTGTCCGTCAATATGCGTATCCCGCCTCCCTACGCCGCGTACGCCTTGCACTCGCCGAACTCGGTCCGGATGCCCCGATGATCGGAGCTGTCGCGCTCGCCTTGGCTCGCACGTGAGTCGGCATGACCCGTACGACGTCATACCGACGACACCGTCTGCCTCCGGGACGAGCGAGCTCGACATACCGACGAGTCGGCAGAAGTGAGCACGGTCAGCAAAAGTTCGGAAGAATGTCCCTGGCTCGATCATCAGCCGGAAGCGACGGTACCTTCCTCGCTCCCGTCGTTCTACCGAGAACGGCAAGTCTTTCAGCTTCGTGAGGACGCGTACCCTGCTTAGCGAGCGGCGAACCGGAACCGCGAGCGCTCTCCGCCTGCTCGAATCGATAGCCTGCCGGATTGCTCGAGGCATCAACAGCGCAGTCTGCACCCAGTACCGACGCCATCGAGCGGATCCAAGCCTTCTCCCTTGCCGCGGGAGCGACCGACGTCGGTGAATGACCGATGATGTCACAGCTTTTCCCCAACGAGGATGCCTTCATCGTCTTACCAGTCGAAAGCCACCCTCGAAGTCGGTTGCCGAGACGGCCCGAGTACTGTTATCCTCATTATTTGGCATGGCTGAAGGGAGGTATCGTGTCCGCTATCGTCTTGAGCCCGAAGATTCAAGAACTCCTTATCGAATTGCTCCGCGAACTCGGTCGACCGGCCACGACCGAGGAACTTGTCCGACTGCTTCGTGAGCGTCTGCAATCGAGCTGACGCGCGTCGAAACGGGGAGTGCGCGAGTGACTGACGGGACGAACGTGCAGACCCTTCCTGAAATCGAATTCCGGGGTTCCACGGAGGAGCGCGACCTCGCACGCCGTGTCTTCGCGCTCTTGCGTGCGACTGCTCGCTTTTATCCCACACACGCCCCGATTCGCGTGCCTCTGGAGACGCTCGCCGCACACTTTGCCGAAACGGAAGCAGGTGGCTCGCTCACTGAATGGATTGAACGGCTGCGAACAGCTCTAGCGGCGAATGACCACGTGTTCGCCCTCGAGGCCACGCAAGATGGCCAGATCATCGTCGCCACGACGCGAGCTGGGCGTCCGCCACTACCGCCGGAAGCGCTCATCGATACCGCTCATCAGTTGCCGCGACGCTTCCTCGAGCCCCCACCCGAGGCATTGACGCCAACCAAGACGCGCCCGCCCGAGGAAAAAGCAGCCCCGGTCGCGGAGCCCGCAATTGCAGCGCCAGCCGAGGAAGAGGGGCTCGAGAAAGTCGTCGCCCCCGCAGCGACTGCTGCCACGGTCATCGAAGACATCACAGAACTCTCCGATGACGAACTGGCGGCCGCGATCCGGGTGACACTCAGCAACCGTCCTGACGTTGTCGGTTTCGCTGACCTGTGGGCGATCGCGCGGATCGTCCCGAGTCTTTCTCGTGGCGATGTTCGTCGGATTCGGGAATACATCGTCGAGCGAGGCGAACCACTGACCGACCGGGAAATCGTCGAGGTCCTCTTCGATGTCCGCCCTGGTATGCCGGATTATGCGTTGCGGCAACTCGCTCTCAACGCGCGCCTAATAAGCGAAGAGGGATTCGAGTTCGTGGGCGTCCCGGGCGCACATGCCTGGACAGTGCGCGAAGTCAATCCTGTGGCCCCACCGAAGCGAAAGGTTGCTGATCTCGGCCAGGATTTTCGCTATCTGCTGGAGTCCAGCGAGGCCATTCAGCCTGGGACAGAGAGCGTCGTCGACCATGTTCTGACGTTCTATGAGCATTACTACGGTGTCCTTCCGTATGACAGCACGATCGCTCCCGTGCTTCCACCACGTGTCTTTCCGGATCAGACACGGGCACTCCTTCGTTTCGAGGCCCCACAAACACACGAAACGTTTTACGTCGAATTGCGCTATCCGACGACGAACCGCGGCGGATTCCTTTTCGGGTTCGAACAGTTTTTCGCTGCCAACCTTGTCGCCGGAGCCCTCATCACCCTGGAACGCGCTGAGGAGCCAGGACGATTTATCATCGATTACCTTCCTATTTCGCGTCAGGAGCGACGCCTCCTCGCACTCGACGAAAAGCAGCGCAAGTATGTCTTTCGCCCAACGGTGTACTTCTGCGCAGTGCAAGACAGCATGCTCTTGACTGAGCAACGCTTTCCTCGCTTCGCGGGTCAAGAACCGCTCGACGAGCGGACTCGTCGCTCCTATGAGCGCGTATTGGAAATCACCTTCGAGCGAGTTGGTGAGAACGTCGGCAGCCGCGAGGCACCTCGCTACATGGCGACGCTCGACGACCTCGTCGCTGGTGTGAACGTCGAGCGTCCCCTGAGCGTCGACCGGATCCGTTACCTGCTCACTTCAGGGCAATATCCTCAGTTCGAAGCCGATCCGGACGTCGCCGACCTCTATTACTACACGCCACGGCGGTGAGCGCCATGCGACCTTCGACCAACACGAATATCGATATCGCCGAGCTTCTGGTACGATTCCGTGACCGCGTGCGGGCGAGCGACGTGGCTCAACTGTCCGATCTCTCTCGTCAAAGTGCCCGGCAATTACGACAGCTCTGGCCCACGCTGCCGGTCGCGACGCGGCGTCGCTTGGTCCAAATGATGGCGGAACTGGCTGAAGAGAACCTGGCACTCAACTTCCGTCACGTGTTCCTCATCGCGCTCGACGATGATGACCAGCAGGTGCGGGAATGTGCAATCGCTGGATTGTGGGAGGAAGAAGACACGCTGGTTCTCCATCGCCTCCTCGAGCGACTGCCCCGCGAATCAGAGCCGTCGGTACGAGCCGCACTTGCTCAGGCGCTCGGTCGTTTCACCGAACTCGATGTGCTGGGTCGGTTACCCCTCGAGGACTGTCGGGCTCTCCGCGCAGCTCTGTTTTCCCTTCTCGAGAGCAGTGAACCGCTCGAAGTGCGTCGCCGTGCGCTCGAAGCCGCAGCGGTATACTCGCACGATCCGAGGATCAACGAGGCGATCGAAGAAGCGTACTGGTCTGGCGAGCACGCCCTCAAAGTGAGTGCCTTGTATGCCATGGGTCGATCGCTAGACCGACGCTGGTTACCCCTTCTCCTGGAAGAGCTGCAGAGCGAGCACCCGGCATACCGCTATGAGGCTGCCACTGCCTGTGGCGAGCTGGGCGCAGAGGAAGCTGTCGACGAACTTATCTCTTTGACGTCCGACCCTGATCGCGCGGTGCAAGGGGCAGCGATCGCTGCACTCGGGCGCATCGGCGGTACTCTCGCCACGAATGTCTTGCGTCGCTTAGCTCGCTCGACCGATCCGGTTGTGCGCGATGCCGCCGAAGAGGCGCTGGCCGAAGCGGTATTCGCGAGCGATCCGCTCCGTCCCACTCCATGGTAAGTTCGTGCCACATTCGTTACGTCGATGATCCGGCTGAATGGGATCAGCTGGTTCTAGCCAGCGGCGGGCGGCTGTTGCAGAGCTGGCGCTGGGGCGAATTCAAGCAGCGACACGGGTGGTATTGTCTTCGGCTGTCGATCACCGCTGCGGACGGCGTTGCTCTCGCACAAATCCTCGTGCGGCGAATACTCCCGTTCTCCATCTTGTACATCCCCCGCGGACCCTTGGTCAGAGAATTCACCGAAGCACTGCCGAGAGCGTTTCACCATGTGATTCAGCAGCTGGCCCGCCAGTATCGCGCCATCGCAGTCCTCGCTGAACCGGAACACGCCTCCGGACTCACTGTCCTCCCTAGAGAACTCGGCTGGAAACCGAGCCGCTTTGTCATCCAACCGCGAAGAACCCTCAAAGTTCCTCTCGGGGATGACACCATGTTGCTCGAACAGATGAAGCCGAAGACACGGTATAACGTCCGCCTCGCATTCCGTCGCGGAGTGACGACACGCATCGCATCCCATAGCGAAATCGAGCGCTTTTATGAGTTGCTGCGCGAAACAGCCGAGCGCGATCGCTTCGGCATCCATCAGATCGACTATTTCCGAGATCTCCTGACACTCTTCGGTGAAGACGCAGCACTCCTGTTTGCTGAGTTCGCAGGGGAGCTCGCAGCAGGAGCGCTCGTTGTGCGATACGGTGACGAAGCAATCTATCTCTATGGTGCATCGAAGACCTCGCTGCAACGACATATGCCAACGTACGCTGTCCAGTGGGCTGCTCTCCAGTGGGCACGGTCACATGGCTGCCGCTGGTACGATCTGTGGGGGATCCCTGACACCGACGATCCCCCTCCCGAAACCGACGATGAGCACCTCAATGTCCGCTGCGGGTTGTGGGGTGTGTATCGGTTCAAGAGCGGATTCGGTGGACGCCCGTATACTTACCCTGGTGTGCAAGAGTTGGTCCGCTCACCGATCCTCATGGCGCTTTGGCGCCGACTGCGTCCACTAGGAGCGTGATTCCATGCCGGCTTTGCACGATTTGCTCAGCGATCTTTTTGCCGAGCTGCGTGGTGATGACGCGATCATGGTGACCCGCGTTGTCTACGACTCCCGCCAGGCAACGCCGGGCAGTCTTTTCGTCGCACTCCGAGGTACGCATACGGACGGACACTGTTATCTCGCTGACGCTGCCTCACGCGGTGCGGTGGCAGCAGTCGTCGAAGAGTGGCCCTCTCAAGATGTCCCTGGCCTACGTACCATCGCTCGAGTCAGTGACACTCGCGTGGCGCTCGCTGCCATCGCCGCGCGCTTCTACGGTCATCCAGCTTCCGATCTCGGCCTCATCGGAGTAACCGGTACAGACGGCAAAACGACGACGACCTTCCTGATCGATGCCATACTCCGCACAGCCGGCTACCGAACCGGTCTCATCGGCACCGTCGCCCTTCGCATCGGTGACGAGTTCGTGGCCCACGATCTCAGACAGACGACACCGGAGTCTCTCGATGTCCAGGCATTCCTGGCTCGCATGCGAGCGACGGGTGTCGCCTGGGCTGTCGTGGAGGCGACGAGTCACGGGCTGGAGCTTCACCGGTTGGATCATTGTCCCTTCGATATCGCAGTCGTGACCAATGTAACCCAGGAGCATCTGGATTTCCACGGTACCATCGAAAACTACCGGCGAGCCAAGGGAAGGCTCCTGGAGTTCGTCCGCGATCGACCGGAACGAGCTTATCCGCGTGGAATCGTTCTCAATGCTGACGACGAGGGAGCACGGTCGCTCGCGCGGTTCGCTGGCTCGGTACCGATCCTGTGGTACTCAGCGACTGGTAAGGCTGTCCTCGTGGCGGAAAACGCCCGCATGACTGACAAAGGCACGAGTTTCCGCCTCCGGTATGGCGATCAGGCGGCTGATGTGCATCTGCGACTCTTCGGTCTCTGGAATGTCGAAAATGCGCTCGCTGCTGCAGGAACCGGCATTCTTCTCGGAATACCCTTGGACCAGGTCGTCACCGGTCTCCAGCAACTCGCGGCGGTACCCGGGCGTTTTACCCCGATCGACTGCGGACAGCCGTTCCGTGTGATCGTCGACTACGCCCACACACCGAAGTCATTCGAGCGAGTTCTCCCGCTGGCGCGCTCCCTTGCACGCGGACGGGTGATCGTCGTTTTCGGGAGCGCCGGTGAGCGTGACCGCATCAAACGCCGGCTGCAGGGAGCGATCGCTGCTCGCCTTGCCGAGTTCGCCGTCTTCACGTCGGAGGATCCTCGTCACGAGGACCCGGACGCCATCATCGCCGAAATCGCAGAGGGAGCACGTGAGGCTGGAGCGCAAGAGGGACAGCAGTTCGTCTGTGTAGAGGATCGGGCCCTTGCGATCCGAGAAGCGTTCCGGCGGGCACGTCCCGGTGATATCGTCTTATTGCTCGGGAAGGGACACGAGCAGTGCATACTGTACGGCGACGAACGACGGCCGTGGAACGAGGAAGCAGAAGCCAGGCAGGCGCTCCGAGAACTGGGGTACGACTGCTCATCCTGATCGCTCTCTTCGCATCGACTCTATTGGCATTCGG
Protein-coding regions in this window:
- the glp gene encoding gephyrin-like molybdotransferase Glp; the encoded protein is MMSVDEARERILACFAPLTPRRTPLLDALGLVLAEPIIARESIPPFTNSAMDGYAVRASDTRGACPDRPAELRVIGEAPAGTPSPRWFIDEAIPLRIESGMAIRIMTGAVLPPGADAVVRFEDTDESDTPSTSRSRGVVRVRREITTGENVRHAGEDILAGSIVFEPGTVLGPAHLGLLASLGYSWVLVHPRPRIAILATGDEVVPIDWPLEPGQIRNSNSTVLAALVHQTGGIPKLVGIAADREEDVARHLQYTHDADLILTSGGVSQGDYDRIKEFLRARGRFEIWQVRIKPGKPMAFGFVADTPVLALPGNPVAAVVAFLQFARPAILRLLGRADLEPIRVRARLTKPVENRGRRRHFVRALLHRRSGELWVTPVPQQGSGILSSLVHGNCLAVIPEEWSEAPVGSEVTVELYDPSIAAAIFAAES
- a CDS encoding HEAT repeat domain-containing protein, translated to MRPSTNTNIDIAELLVRFRDRVRASDVAQLSDLSRQSARQLRQLWPTLPVATRRRLVQMMAELAEENLALNFRHVFLIALDDDDQQVRECAIAGLWEEEDTLVLHRLLERLPRESEPSVRAALAQALGRFTELDVLGRLPLEDCRALRAALFSLLESSEPLEVRRRALEAAAVYSHDPRINEAIEEAYWSGEHALKVSALYAMGRSLDRRWLPLLLEELQSEHPAYRYEAATACGELGAEEAVDELISLTSDPDRAVQGAAIAALGRIGGTLATNVLRRLARSTDPVVRDAAEEALAEAVFASDPLRPTPW
- a CDS encoding ROK family protein, encoding MYGFAIAGGIIRAVVADGKGQILGEASEPLNNLDAPHVLHRLLELARVALGRAGLPPAELKAAGVAFGGPVDPERGVTILSPRSPGFEQFPLVALLEEQLRVPTVLENDARAAAFGEAVFGAARGCQTVIYLHLGSGVGGGIIVDGRLVYGATSTAGEIGHMVVTAGGPLCSCGKPGHLEAYVAEPALVARVWEALVISPDDPAHRLLSGPISARVLFERAPESPTIQRVLDDTIQMLGLAIASLIATLNPEAVIIGGPVAEAGSRLLEPLQARVRQYAYPASLRRVRLALAELGPDAPMIGAVALALART
- a CDS encoding lipid II:glycine glycyltransferase FemX yields the protein MVSSCHIRYVDDPAEWDQLVLASGGRLLQSWRWGEFKQRHGWYCLRLSITAADGVALAQILVRRILPFSILYIPRGPLVREFTEALPRAFHHVIQQLARQYRAIAVLAEPEHASGLTVLPRELGWKPSRFVIQPRRTLKVPLGDDTMLLEQMKPKTRYNVRLAFRRGVTTRIASHSEIERFYELLRETAERDRFGIHQIDYFRDLLTLFGEDAALLFAEFAGELAAGALVVRYGDEAIYLYGASKTSLQRHMPTYAVQWAALQWARSHGCRWYDLWGIPDTDDPPPETDDEHLNVRCGLWGVYRFKSGFGGRPYTYPGVQELVRSPILMALWRRLRPLGA
- a CDS encoding UDP-N-acetylmuramoyl-L-alanyl-D-glutamate--2,6-diaminopimelate ligase, which gives rise to MPALHDLLSDLFAELRGDDAIMVTRVVYDSRQATPGSLFVALRGTHTDGHCYLADAASRGAVAAVVEEWPSQDVPGLRTIARVSDTRVALAAIAARFYGHPASDLGLIGVTGTDGKTTTTFLIDAILRTAGYRTGLIGTVALRIGDEFVAHDLRQTTPESLDVQAFLARMRATGVAWAVVEATSHGLELHRLDHCPFDIAVVTNVTQEHLDFHGTIENYRRAKGRLLEFVRDRPERAYPRGIVLNADDEGARSLARFAGSVPILWYSATGKAVLVAENARMTDKGTSFRLRYGDQAADVHLRLFGLWNVENALAAAGTGILLGIPLDQVVTGLQQLAAVPGRFTPIDCGQPFRVIVDYAHTPKSFERVLPLARSLARGRVIVVFGSAGERDRIKRRLQGAIAARLAEFAVFTSEDPRHEDPDAIIAEIAEGAREAGAQEGQQFVCVEDRALAIREAFRRARPGDIVLLLGKGHEQCILYGDERRPWNEEAEARQALRELGYDCSS
- a CDS encoding DMT family transporter, with protein sequence MMAEGQYVLRVESSRNDFVIGLGFAVAGVLAVSTSAVLIRLAGSVSAFEIAFWRLLVATLALVPVALATRTLGAVRSLGWPRLAIYGATLAVHFVAYNAALQFAPVAHVLPLLYTSTIMLAILSAFLLKESLRPRQIAGIVIVLSGVVVLTGFEPRFGLRIAIGDGLALLSAAAYAAYSLVGRRERARIPLLAYAIAVYGSAAVWVFPFALLAALSAGASVARYDWQVVAALLGLGLIPNTLGHTLYNASVRRLNAAIANVIYTQEMTGAILLAWLILGEVPGVNAVVGAIIMLVGILFVLLP